Genomic window (Oncorhynchus masou masou isolate Uvic2021 chromosome 9, UVic_Omas_1.1, whole genome shotgun sequence):
tcaattatagtggatttgtcgGCTTGTGGAAACTACAGTGGCCTAGCTACATAAATACCTGTCAAATGCCTTGACACGGCCAAGCAGCTTCTTGTTGTTTCGGCAGTTGACGAGGACCTGTGTGTTGTTTTTGACAGACTGCGTGAGCACAGACAGGGGCCCAGTAttaaactcctcctcctcccgcttCTGGAGCTCCTCAGGAGTCATCTCAGACTTGGGTTTATTTAACAGGCTCCTGGAAGGATTATTGAGGATACTTATTGTTAAGAGTTAAACTCCAGGCAATTCAAATATTGTTGATCGAGATGATGATGGAGACTTGACAAAACTAAAGTTAATTCAGACCAACAGTTAGCTGCTAACAAAGTGGAAAACTGTTTTACATGAAGTGTATTAGCTTGTTGGCTGATAAGTTCCTAGGTTTATTATGGTTAGCTAGCTAGAGTAGTTACTATCGCTAGTAACGTTAGGTCATCATACACTATCGTTAACCAGCTAGCCAAATTTAACCACAATTCTTTCCACAGTGATGAGGCTCTGTTTAACTGTATATAAACAATGCACACATTGGTCATTTAAAGTAAGTTACTTACATATTTTCTTCAGCGAATGGCGATTTTAGCAGGAAACCAAGCTAGTAAATATGTTATGCCTGCTTCTTTAATCTCCAACGCCACACTCGTGTGTTCTCTGTACAtcaacttcttcttcttctttggtgtAAGGGCAGTTGGCATTCAATTTTGTTgtattaccgccacctactagactggagtataactcccttatactttgcttgaaaaataaatcaacaaataccctaccatctaactCTACACTCAACAAAAACCCACCACCATACTCCACTATTTAATCTATCAAGTCCTACCTCAGGCCAAAAGCCTTAAAAGACAGGacaccactacacaacacaccctgtaactctgaCATCAAGTCTCGTACACCCAAATTTCTCTCTGCATCTGCCACTACAACCTACATTTTCTGTGACTTAAGTTCtatccctgcagtacagttgatagcCATTGCTATAAATGCAAAAAATCCAATCTTACTAAAACATACATCACTtgttggcctatccctctgtactgggtcctatgggccctagttttgtcgcaccttgactactgttcagtcatgtggtcaggtgccacaaaaagggacTTTAGTACCACAAAAAagggaaaattgcaattggctgaGAACAGGGCAGCACTGCTGGTCCTTGGatagagagctaatattaataataagcatgtcagtctctcctggctcaaagtggaggagagattgacttcatcgctacttgtatttatgagagttattgacatgttgaatgcactgatctgtctgtttgaactactggcacacagctcggacacctattcataccccacaagacatgcaacaagaggtctcttcacaatccccaagtccagaacaggctATTGGAGCTGcacaatactacatagagccatgactacatggaactctattccacatcaagtaactgatgctaGCAGTAAAAAACACATCTTTAAAAAAACACGTCtgatggaacagcagggactgtgaagcaacacaaacataggcacatacacatgcatacacacaataacatacacactatatacacacatacacatggatttagtactgtagatatatggTAGTGGTGGAGCGGGGGGCACACAttgcctgagggcacacagtgtgttgggaAATCTGTGAATaatttgtaatgtttttaaaatggtataaactgcctccattttgctggaccccaggaagagttgccaaggcagcagctaatgggaatCCAGAATaattacaaaaatataaatactggTACAGATCTtctactcacaccactcctttCAGGAACCCTCCCATTCGACCCATCTTTCTCTGCCTTcgtcactgcctcagcatacgacaacttctgcactactctaaccctgggAATCTCAACCTGCCTCTCTTAGTGATAATGAATTTTACAAAAGACTTCCTAAGGACCCTACTAATCAATCAAGTCTCTGATCCACGATAAATTGTGAACATTTTTGAATGAAGGGGAAATTACAAAGATAGAATATGAGAATATGAAAATTGACTACCCAACCACACTTGTCATATAAGCTTTACCCAAAATTCACAAGAGCATGACACCCCCTATAccaggcagtggtgtaaagtacttaagtagaaatacttaagtcgttttgggggtatctgtactttactttactatttatattttgggcaacttttacttttacttcactacattcctaaagaaaataatgtacattttactccatacattttccatgacatccaaaagtactcgttacattttgaaggcttaacaggacaggaaaattgtcctattcacacacttatcaagagaacatccctggtcatccctactgtctctgatcggGCGGACTAACTAAACACAAAAGCAtcttttgtaaattatgtctgagtgttggggtgtgcccctggctttccaaacattttaaaaacaaaaaaatggtgctgtctgctttgcttaatataagtaaTTTGAAATGATTAATATttttacatttgatacttaagaatatctagaaccaaatacttttagacaaatggtattttactgggtgacttctacttttacttgagtaactttccaTTAAGGCATCTatgcttttactcaagtatgacaattgggtactttttccaccactgatacCAGGCAGGCCCATTGTAGTAACAGATCTCTGAGAGAGAATATCTTTACCTTTAAAGACCATTTTGTGAAACCCTGGGCAATCTCTCTCCCCATGTATtttttgtaacctttatttatttaactaggcaagtggtctgatactccttacatttcaatattattgcttgcacagtgctccttgggatgtttcaagcttgggaaatctttttgtatccaaatccggctttaaacttcttcacaacagtatctcggacctgcctggtgtgttccttgttcttcatgatgctctctgcgcttttaacggacctctgagactatcacagtgcaggtgcatttatacggagacttgattacacacagatggattgtatttatcatcattagtcatttaggtcaacattggatcattcagagatcctcactgaacttcgggagagagtttgctgcactaaaagtaaaggggctgaataattttgcacgcccaatttttcagtttttgatttgttaaaaaagtttgaaatatccaataaatgtcgttccacttcatgattgtgtcccacttgttgttgattcttcacaaaaaaatacagttttatatctttatgtttgaagcctgaaatgtggcaaaaggtcgcaaagttcaagggggccgaatacttttgcaaggcactgtacatccccATCAGTGCAGCCTAAAGGCCTTCAAGCTCTACGTCAAGGAACATCCCCCTAATGCTCTTCCCAGCACCAATTGTGCTGTGGACTTGGCTGATCTGTACTAACTTGGCTGATCTTGTACTATCCTCCAACAATTTTCTCTTCAAAGGATACTTTTTCTTCCAGACCAAAGGGACAAAGATGGGGAGTACTATGGCTCCTAATTATGTTAACATATATCTAGGAATGTCTGAAAAACATGTGGTGCTGAATCCAGACCTTAACCCCTTTCTCTTCAATATTATCCTAATTTGGAGATATGTGGATTATGTTTTTGTGATTTATACAGGGACCCAGGAAGAACTCTTGGAATTCCATGCCTATCTAAACTATGAATGAGCACCTTCGTTTCATCATTAACTAGTTTTCTTGATGTGATGGTTATTAAAGACAAAATCTCCCTCTACAGATCCCTATAGGAAACGTACAGACAGGAACACCCTCCTTAGAGGTGGCAGCTTTCATCCACATACACTTATTAAAAGTCTCACTGTCAATTCAGCCGCATCAGAAGAATATGCAGCTCTGATGCTTCCTACCAGAAACAGACCATGGACCTCACACAAAGGTTTAAGAAAAGGGGGTACAAAGACAATTGGGTGAAACATGCCCAAGTTCAAGAAAAATCAGAACATGTCCCCTCTGGCTTCACACAAAACTCACCATTGAGGAAGCCATTTAAGGACATTATCAGGAAGCACTAGTACAATTGAAACCCATCTTTAAATATCCCTCACGTTTGTTCTCTAAAAGACCCCCAAAAACGTGAAGACAAGGTTCTGAAGGGAAATTACAAATGTGGCCAATGTGCAGTTTCACCTACAAATGGGACTCACTGACCCACCCCAGCAAAGAACAAAGATATAAGATCAATGGCCTGATTACCGGCATGTCCATCAATGTTGTTAACATGTTGAAATGTCCTTGTGGTCTGTCTTACATAGGGAACACCGGTAGAAGCCTTAAGACCCGGATCAGTGAGCACCGCAGCAATATATGGACAGGTGAGACAAAACATCCGGTTGCTATTTCTTTTGTACAAGTTCGACATCCTATTAGTTCACTGAGATACATTGGAATAGAAATTGTCAAGATGTCATGCAGGGGAGGTTTGAGAGGAAACTTCTTCAAAGGGAATCTTTCTGGATCTACAGGCTCAACACACTGTCTCCTCTTGGCCTTTACTAGGAGTTTGAGTTAAAAAACGTTTTTATAGTTTTAAAATGTCCAAATTATTGTGTTTTTATCCAAATTGaatattgtgtgtatgtacagttgaagtcgaggGAAGtgtaaatacacttaggttggagtcattgaaacttttcaatcactccacaagtttcttgttaacaaactatagttttggaaagtcggttagaacatctgctttgtgcatgacacaagtaatttttccaacaattgtttacagacagattatttcacttataaatcactgtataacaattccagtgggtcagaagtttacatacactaagttgactgtgcatctAAActacttggaaaattccagaaaatgatgtcatggctttagaagcttctgatatgccaactgacaccatttgagtcaattggaggtgtatctgtggatgtatatcaaggcctaccttcaaactcagtgcctctttgcttgacatcatgggaaaatctaaagaaatcagccaaggcctgacttacctagttaaataaaggtaaaaataaaatttaaaaaaaagtctggttcatccttgggagcaatttccaaacgcctgacggtaccacgttcatctgtacaaacaatagtacacaagtataaaccccatgggaccacgcagctgtcataccactcaggaaggagacgcgttctgattcctagagatgaacgtagtttggtgcaaaaagtgtaaatcaatcccagaacaacagcaaaggaccttgtgaagatgctgggggaaacaggtatctatatcaacagtaaaacgagtcctatatcgacataacctgaaaggccgctcagcaaggaagaagcctctgctccaaaaccgccataaaaaagccagactacggtttgcaactgcacatggggacaaagatcatattccatagtaacatctgacaaacatATCTAAAGACATCGGTGTCTTTAGATCAGCAggaaactttgtggaaattaa
Coding sequences:
- the snrpd2 gene encoding small nuclear ribonucleoprotein Sm D2; amino-acid sequence: MSLLNKPKSEMTPEELQKREEEEFNTGPLSVLTQSVKNNTQVLVNCRNNKKLLGRVKAFDRHCNMVLENVKEMWTEVPKSGKGKKKSKPVNKDRYVSKMFLRGDSVIVVLRNPLITGK